CATAACCCAACGGTAGTAAACGAACAAGTGGCATTCTCCACATGGGCATCGACAGTAACTGCCGAAACTTTTTGTCCCTCCCAGATGCTGCGCCACACCAACATGGTATCATCCGCGACCATCCGCCCATCCGCGAGTATCCGCGTCCCCCACCCAGCGCACCAGGTGCCCCACGCGCTGGTGGTGCCGAGCGTCGCACCAACATGGTATCATCCGCGGCCATCCGCCCCATCCGCGCGTATCCGCGTTCCCCACCCAGCGCTCTCGTCACGTTTGTCTTGCACCACAGAGACACAGAGCACACAGAGAGGGTAATATCAAATGCGGTGGCATCCCACACCGGCAAGGATACCCTTTCCCGCCAGGATTGCCCATGTTTGGAGTGCGGCAGCCATGCTGCCGCGCCCACTGTGCTCACCGTGACGGGCGTGTTCCAGCACTAACCATGATGGCGATGGGAAGTCTCGTCATGTTGGTACACCACAGAGACGTAGAGGAGATACTTTTAAAACCTCTGTGCCCTCTGTGCCTCTGTGGTGAAATACGTCAGGCCATTCCGCACATCGCCAAACCACCGACACCAATGATTGTGGTACATTATTAATAGGGAACGATAAGCACAAGTGCGAGGAAACCTATGCCAATCGAGTGGGTCAAAGTTCACGATTATACCGACATCATCTACGAACACGATGCTGCCGGTGAAGGCATTGCCAAAATTACCATCAACCGTCCCGAAAAGCGCAACGCATTTCGTCCGGAAACCGTCAACGAGCTGATTGACGCCTTCTCGCGTGCACGCGACGACGAACGGATCGGTGTGATCCTCTTCACCGGTGCCGGCGACAAAGCGTTCTGCTCCGGCGGTGATCAGAGCGTGCGCGGCATTGGCGGGTACGTCGGCAAAGACCAGATTCCACGCCTGAACGTGCTCGACCTCCAGCGCCTGATTCGCATCATTCCCAAACCGGTCATCGCCCTGGTCGCCGGCTACGCCATCGGCGGCGGACACGTCTTGCACGTCGTCTGCGACCTGACCATCGCTGCCGACAATGCCATCTTTGGTCAGACCGGGCCAAAAGTGGGAAGCTTTGACGGCGGTTACGGTTCAAACCTGCTGGCCCGCATGGTCGGCGACAAAAAAGCGCGTGAAATCTGGTACCTCTGCCGCCAATACAACGCACAGCAGGCACTCGAAATGGGGCTGGTCAACGCCGTGGTCCCCCTCGAACGCCTCGAAGACGAGGGCGTGCAATGGGCACGCGAAATCCTCGAAAAGAGTCCACTGGCCATCCGCATGCTCAAAGCCAGCATCAACGCTGCCGCCGACGGCTATGCCGGACTCCAGCAACTGGCCGGTGACGCAACCCTGCTCTACTACCTGACCGAAGAGGCGCAGGAGGGCAAACAAGCCTTCCTCGAAAAGCGCAAGCCCAACTTCCGCCGCTTCCGTCGCTACCCGTAAACGCGACACACCGGTAGGCAAGGGCACACCCCCACCCCCTCCCCCAACTCCTCCCCCCAGCGGGGGAGGCCGAAAAAATTGACAACTCCTCCCCCCAACGGGGGAGGCCGAAAAAGATAACTCCTCCCCCCGTTGGGGGGAGGCTGGGAGGGGGGCCAGGAAGTGATGTGCGAAGGAGAAACACCCTCACCCCAGCCTGCGCCCAACTCCTCCCCCCAGCGGGGGGAGGGTGGGAGGGGGGCCGGTGACCGGAAGCCACCCGGAGCACGCCCTTCCCTACTCCCCCGCTCCTCTCCCGGCGGGGGAGAGGAGCGGGGGCTGGGGGGTGAGGTGAGGGGACCGATGACCGGAAGCCACCCGGAGCACGCCCATCTCCCCTCCCCTAACTCCTCCCCCCAGCGGGGGGAGGCTGGGAGGGGGGCGAGGGGTGAAGTGAGCGCCACCACTCACGTGACAGAAAGAGCACACTATGACAACCAAAGCAACATCAGTACCACCATCACACCTCAAAATCTGGCTAATGGCGAGCCGCCCGGCAACACTCCCGGCAGCCGTCGTACCGGTACTGGTCGGCTCAGCCCTGGCCTACAGCAGTGACGCATTTCAACCACTGGTGATGCTGGCTGCACTACTCGGTGCACTCTTCATTCAAATCGGCACCAATCTCGCCAACGACTACTTCGATGCCCAAAAAGGCGCCGACACCAGCGAACGCCTCGGCCCGGTACGGGTCACCCAGAGCGGCCTGCTCCCCGCACGCACAGTACTCACAGCAGCCCTGGTGAGCTTTGGCCTGGCGGCCCTGGCCGGCATCTACCTGATCACCGTTGCCGGCTGGCCCATCCTGGTCATCGGCTTACTCTCAATCGCCGCCGGCATCCTCTACACCGCCGGCCCCTTCCCCCTCGGCTACCACGGCCTCGGCGACCTGTTCACCTTCGTCTTCTTCGGATTGGTAGCCGTTATCGGCACCGACTTCGCCCACACCGGCCAGTTCCGCTGGATTGCCCTATGGGCAGCGTTACCGATAGCCATGCTGGTCACCGCGATCCTCGTCGTCAACAACCTGCGCGACGCACCCACCGACCGCAAAGCCGGCAAACGCACCCTGGCCGTCATCTTCGGCGAACGGTTCGCCCGCAGCGAATTTGCCATCCTGGTCATCGGAGCATTCGTATCACTGCCCCTGGCCTGGATGTGGGGCGGAGCCTCACCATTCACCCTGCTGGCCTGGCTAACCGCACCAATGGCACTCAACCTGATCGACTTCGTCAACCGCGAACGCGGTCGGGCCCTCAACAAAGCCCTGGTCGGCGCTGGCCGATTACATCTGGCGTTCGGCGTACTCTTCGCAATTGGGTTGTTATTTGGCTAATCCAGACACCAGACCGACCGGCACCCCAGGCCGCGCATCCACACTGTCCGGCCCTGCCAACTGGCGAGAGTACCTTGCCGTACAATGTCGTGGCTGCTCACACCCTGATTGGCGCTGGCCGGTTACACCTGGCGTTCAGTGTGCTCTGTACAATTGGGGTATGATGTGGCCGATACAGACACCACACTAACCAGCGCCCAGGCTGCGCCGCACTCCCACCGTCCGGCACTGCCAACTGGCGAGAGTACCTTGCCGTACAATGTCGTGGCTGCTCACACCCTGGTCGGCGCTGGCCGGTTACACCTGGAGTTCAGTGTGCTCTGTGCAATTGGGGTATGATGTGGCCGATACAGACACCACACTAACCAGCGCCCAGGCTGCGCTGCATCCCCACCGCCCGGCCATGCCAAATGGCGAGAGTATCTTGCCGTATAATGTCGTGGCTGCTCACACCCCGGTTGGCGCTGACCGCTAACAGCTCATCTTCGGTGTTCTGTTCGCGATTGGAAGACAGTTTGACCCATGCTCATACCTGACTGGCTGGCTCGCAGAGCCGCATTGCATCCACACCGTCCGGCACTGATCTACGCCGGCACAACATACACCTTCGCCGAACTTGATCGCTGGGCCGGTGCAGTTGCATCCCACCTGCGCCAACTGGTTACACCCGGCGCACGAGTCGCCCTACTGTCGCGTAATCGCCCCGGCTTTGTAGCCATTGTCCACGCCGCACCACGCACAGCAATCACCCTGGTGCCACTCAATACCCGCCTCACAGCAGCCGAGCTAGCGTTCCAAATCCAGGACAGCGACCCGGCATTGTTGATCATCGAACACGACCTGCTACCGGTCGCACGCGAAGCGGCGGGTAACCGTCCCCTGATCGTACTCGAAGAACTCACCGCCGCAACGACAGCACCGACGGCACCGGCACCTCCAATTGACCTGGACGCAATGCACACCATCATCTACACCTCCGGCACCACTGGCCGCCCGAAAGGCGCAATCCTGACCGCCGGCAACCACTGGTGGAACGCCATCGGTTCCATGCTCAACCTTGGCCTGCACGAAGATGATCGCTGGCTGGCAGTACTCCCGCTGTTTCACGTAGGCGGCCTGAGCATCCTGCTGCGCGGTGCTATCTACGGCATACCGGTGATACTCCACGAACGCTTCGATCCGGCGCTGGTACGGCACGACCTCGACGCACAGCGCATCACCATTGTCTCACTCGTCGCCGTCATGCTCCAACGGCTGCTTGCCATCGACCCCAGCCCCTTCCCGCCCCACCTGCGCTGCGTCCTGCTCGGTGGCGGGCCGGCACCACAGACACTCCTCGAACAATGTGCCACCCGTGGCATTCCGGTAACCCAAACCTACGGCATGAGCGAAGCGGCATCACAGGCGGCAACCCTCTCCCCCGCCGAGTCGCTAATCCGACTCGGTTCAGCCGGCAAACCACTGCTACCGGTCGAACTATCCATCGTCACCCCATCCGGTCAACCGGCAGCACCCGGCGAAGTCGGCGAAATCTGCCTGCGCGGCCCAAACATCTCGCCGGGATACCTCGGCTTACCGCCTCGATCCCCCACCGACTGGTTTCACACCGGTGATCTAGGCTACCTCGACCAGGAAGGATACCTCTACGTCGTAGACCGGCGCAGCGACCTGATCATCGCTGGCGGCGAAAACATCTACCCCGCCGAAATCGAAGCCATTCTCCTCAGCCATCCGGCAATCGCCGAAGCGGGAGTGGTCGGCTTACCCGACCCGGAATGGGGCCAGCGCCCGGTGGCCGCCATCGTCGCCCAACAGCCCACCACTGCCGAAGAACTCATCGCCTACTGCCGTAGTCGCCTGGCCGGCTACAAAGTACCGCGCACCATCGTATTCCTGCACGAATTGCCACGCACGGCTGCCGGCAAATTGCGCCGCCACGAACTGCGTGCCATCCTGCTGGCTCAAATGAGTGGAAATGATCACTAATCAGACAACCGGCGTCGTGCAGTCACCGAACATCTGGTAGCAGCAAAACCC
This genomic window from Chloroflexus aurantiacus J-10-fl contains:
- the menB gene encoding 1,4-dihydroxy-2-naphthoyl-CoA synthase translates to MPIEWVKVHDYTDIIYEHDAAGEGIAKITINRPEKRNAFRPETVNELIDAFSRARDDERIGVILFTGAGDKAFCSGGDQSVRGIGGYVGKDQIPRLNVLDLQRLIRIIPKPVIALVAGYAIGGGHVLHVVCDLTIAADNAIFGQTGPKVGSFDGGYGSNLLARMVGDKKAREIWYLCRQYNAQQALEMGLVNAVVPLERLEDEGVQWAREILEKSPLAIRMLKASINAAADGYAGLQQLAGDATLLYYLTEEAQEGKQAFLEKRKPNFRRFRRYP
- a CDS encoding 1,4-dihydroxy-2-naphthoate polyprenyltransferase; amino-acid sequence: MTTKATSVPPSHLKIWLMASRPATLPAAVVPVLVGSALAYSSDAFQPLVMLAALLGALFIQIGTNLANDYFDAQKGADTSERLGPVRVTQSGLLPARTVLTAALVSFGLAALAGIYLITVAGWPILVIGLLSIAAGILYTAGPFPLGYHGLGDLFTFVFFGLVAVIGTDFAHTGQFRWIALWAALPIAMLVTAILVVNNLRDAPTDRKAGKRTLAVIFGERFARSEFAILVIGAFVSLPLAWMWGGASPFTLLAWLTAPMALNLIDFVNRERGRALNKALVGAGRLHLAFGVLFAIGLLFG
- a CDS encoding o-succinylbenzoate--CoA ligase, with the translated sequence MLIPDWLARRAALHPHRPALIYAGTTYTFAELDRWAGAVASHLRQLVTPGARVALLSRNRPGFVAIVHAAPRTAITLVPLNTRLTAAELAFQIQDSDPALLIIEHDLLPVAREAAGNRPLIVLEELTAATTAPTAPAPPIDLDAMHTIIYTSGTTGRPKGAILTAGNHWWNAIGSMLNLGLHEDDRWLAVLPLFHVGGLSILLRGAIYGIPVILHERFDPALVRHDLDAQRITIVSLVAVMLQRLLAIDPSPFPPHLRCVLLGGGPAPQTLLEQCATRGIPVTQTYGMSEAASQAATLSPAESLIRLGSAGKPLLPVELSIVTPSGQPAAPGEVGEICLRGPNISPGYLGLPPRSPTDWFHTGDLGYLDQEGYLYVVDRRSDLIIAGGENIYPAEIEAILLSHPAIAEAGVVGLPDPEWGQRPVAAIVAQQPTTAEELIAYCRSRLAGYKVPRTIVFLHELPRTAAGKLRRHELRAILLAQMSGNDH